In the Helianthus annuus cultivar XRQ/B chromosome 11, HanXRQr2.0-SUNRISE, whole genome shotgun sequence genome, one interval contains:
- the LOC110889505 gene encoding uncharacterized protein LOC110889505, with product MQQMFLRRAGGPIFSTNPSPILTPRRIVLIASGFNQIPTIHPLGLGFSHNTPLPMPYAATTTAGISTAIGSRNLFSSSRNTCSNSTRVGSNLTYTCRKCRCSVESVNTVPSRAWSLLKENRSGSRVAWFQTSVVSDNLVSVSSEEDNGEDSGGGDDGEKTVRLNRRHHRSGGGGGGGAVPLLAGNPDLLTIPGVGPRNLRKLVENGIGGVAELKQIYKDKFFGKSNQKMVEFLRSSVGIKHRNHAESITTFIKESVDEELKDDHVNTIPQKKRLTFCVEGNISVGKTTFLQRIANETLELQDLVEIVPEPIDKWQDIGPDHFNILDAFYAEPERYAYTFQNYVFVTRVMQEKESSSGIKPLRLMERSVFSDRMVFVRAVHEANWMNEMEISIYDSWFDPVVSSLPGLIPDAFIYLRASPDTCHKRMMLRKRSEEGGVSLEYLRDLHEKHESWLFPSESGNHGTLSFSNPPVHDCSMHPDIKDRVFYLEGNRMHPSIQKVPALILDCEPTIDFSKDIEAKQQYARQVAEFFEYVKKVKEVPTEGIEATSRGGQSQVLLPNGKLWIPPKGGSFPTSLKSLDFMSFMPGSGSA from the exons ATGCAGCAGATGTTTTTACGCCGTGCAGGAGGCCCCATCTTCTCTACTAATCCATCCCCCATTTTAACCCCTCGTCGTATTGTCCTTATCGCTTCAGGGTTTAACCAAATCCCCACAATTCATCCTCTAGGGTTAGGGTTTAGCCACAACACTCCACTTCCAATGCCAtacgccgccaccaccaccgctgGTATCTCCACCGCTATAGGTTCTAGAAACCTTTTTAGCAGCAGCCGTAACACATGCTCGAATTCCACTCGTGTAGGTTCTAATTTAACCTACACGTGTCGTAAATGTAGATGTTCTGTTGAGAGTGTTAATACGGTTCCTTCTAGGGCTTGGAGTTTGTTAAAGGAGAATCGAAGTGGTTCTCGTGTTGCTTGGTTTCAAACCTCTGTTGTTTCGGATAATTTGGTTTCGGTTAGTTCTGAAGAAGATAACGGTGAGgatagtggtggtggtgatgatggtgagaAGACTGTGAGATTGAATAGGAGACATCAtaggagtggtggtggtggtggtggtggtgctgtgCCGTTGCTCGCTGGAAACCCGGATTTGCTGACGATTCCGGGTGTCGGTCCGAGGAATTTGAGGAAGCTGGTTGAGAATGGGATAGGGGGAGTTGCTGAACTTAAGCAAATCTACAAGGATAAG TTCTTTGGGAAGTCGAATCAGAAGATGGTGGAGTTTTTAAGAAGCTCTGTTGGGATTAAACACAGAAACCATGCTGAAAGTATAACCACATTCATCAAAGAGAGTGTGGATGAAGAGCTTAAAGACGATCATGTGAACACCATTCCACAAAAGAAACGGCTTACTTTCTGTGTCGAAGGGAATATAAGCGTGGGAAAGACGACTTTCTTGCAGAGAATTGCTAATGAAACTCTTGAGCTTCAGGATCTTGTTGAGATTGTTCCTGAACCGATTGACAAGTGGCAGGATATCGGGCCCGATCACTTTAACATATTAGATGCTTTTTATGCTGAGCCAGAGAGGTATGCTTACACGTTCCAAAACTATGTGTTTGTTACGCGAGTTATGCAGGAGAAAGAGTCGTCTAGCGGAATTAAGCCCCTCAGATTGATGGAGAGAAGCGTTTTCAGCGATCGGATG GTTTTTGTGAGAGCTGTTCATGAGGCTAACTGGATGAACGAGATGGAAATCAGCATCTACGATTCATGGTTTGACCCGGTTGTTTCTTCTCTTCCGGGCCTTATTCCAGATGCTTTTATATATCTTCGGGCTAGCCCAGATACTTGCCACAAACGAATGATGCTACGTAAGAGATCAGAGGAAGGTGGGGTCAGCCTAGAATATCTTCGTGATCTGCATGAAAAACATGAAAGTTGGCTTTTTCCATCCGAAAGTGGGAATCATGGAACGTTATCTTTTAGCAACCCTCCTGTTCATGATTGCTCTATGCATCCTGATATTAAAGATCGGGTATTTTATTTGGAAGGAAATCGTATGCACCCGAGCATACAGAAG GTACCTGCATTGATTCTTGACTGTGAGCCCACGATTGATTTTAGCAAGGATATCGAAGCGAAACAACA GTATGCTCGACAAGTCGCAGAGTTTTTCGAGTATGTGAAGAAAGTAAAGGAAGTTCCCACTGAAGGCATTGAAGCGACCAGCAGGGGTGGTCAATCACAGGTATTGCTGCCCAATGGAAAATTATGGATCCCACCGAAGGGCGGAAGTTTCCCCACGTCCCTTAAGTCACTGGATTTCATGTCCTTCATGCCTGGATCAGGCTCCGCGTAG
- the LOC110889502 gene encoding uncharacterized protein LOC110889502, translating into MAPSISSLAPIYTMLIVLVFLSSMAKSDFNMSPTPSPLFGNICDEVNCGRGNCSADISKPFGFTCKCDPGWRRTRADIDDDNDNDNDHDDDDDDHEFLPCVIPNCTLDYSCMPAPPPSPPKPNNISLFDPCYWTYCGEGTCNKNNTYKHTCDCKPGYTNLMNISHFPCFSSCAIGSDCSRLGVRLLDASSPNGSPSGDSSEGIRFLAGGFHWIGMIVMSIAMALWN; encoded by the exons ATGGCTCCCTCCATATCTTCACTTGCTCCCATCTATACCATGCTAATTGTTCTTGTCTTCTTGTCTTCCATGGCTAAATCAGACTTCAATATGTCACCAACCCCCTCTCCTCTCTTTG GTAATATTTGTGATGAAGTTAACTGTGGAAGAGGAAACTGCTCAGCTgatatttccaaaccatttgGTTTTACCTGCAAGTGTGATCCTGGATGGCGCAGAACTCGGGCAGAcattgatgatgataatgataatgataacgatcatgatgacgatgatgatgatcatGAATTCCTTCCATGTGTCATCCCCAACT GTACCCTCGACTACTCGTGCATGCCAGCTCCTCCCCCGAGCCCTCCGAAGCCAAATAACATTTCCCTCTTTGATC CTTGTTATTGGACATACTGTGGAGAAGGTACATGTAACAAGAATAATACATATAAGCATACATGTGACTGCAAGCCTGGATACACTAATCTCATGAACATCTCCCACTTTCCATGCTTCAGCAGTT GTGCTATTGGAAGCGATTGCAGCAGGCTTGGAGTACGGTTGTTAGACGCGTCATCCCCAAATGGTTCTCCATCTGGTGATAGCAGTGAAG GCATCAGATTTCTTGCTGGAGGCTTTCATTGGATTGGAATGATAGTGATGTCTATAGCCATGGCTCTGTGGAACTAG
- the LOC110889504 gene encoding uncharacterized protein LOC110889504 isoform X1, producing MALSISSLAPIFTMLIVLVFLSSMAKSDVHATFTISPFSDNICDEVNCGRGNCSADVTKPFGFACKCDPGWRQTRSDKDDDDHDGDDDFHEFLPCVIPNCTLDYSCMPAPPPSPPIPNNISLFDPCYWTYCGEGTCNKNNTYKHTCDCKPGYTNLMNISHFPCFSSCAIGSDCSRLGVRLLDASSPNGSPSGDSNQGIRFFPGGFHWVGMIVMSIAMALWN from the exons ATGGCTCTCTCCATATCTTCACTTGCTCCCATCTTCACCATGCTAATTGTTCTTGTGTTCCTGTCTTCCATGGCTAAATCAGACGTTCATGCGACATTCACCATCTCTCCTTTCTCTG ATAATATTTGTGATGAAGTCAACTGTGGAAGAGGAAACTGCTCAGCTGATGTTACTAAACCATTTGGTTTTGCCTGCAAGTGTGATCCTGGATGGCGCCAAACTCGATCAGACAAAGATGACGATGAtcatgatggtgatgatgattttcATGAATTCCTACCATGTGTCATCCCTAACT GTACACTTGACTACTCGTGCATGCCAGCTCCTCCGCCGAGCCCTCCTATCCCTAATAATATCTCTCTCTTTGATC CTTGTTACTGGACATACTGTGGAGAAGGTACATGCAACAAGAATAATACATATAAGCATACCTGTGACTGCAAGCCTGGATACACCAATCTCATGAACATCTCCCACTTTCCATGCTTCAGCAGTT GTGCTATTGGAAGCGATTGCAGCAGGCTTGGAGTACGATTGTTAGACGCGTCATCCCCTAATGGTTCTCCATCTGGTGATAGCAATCAAG GTATCAGATTTTTTCCTGGCGGCTTTCATTGGGTTGGAATGATAGTGATGTCTATAGCCATGGCTCTGTGGAACTAG
- the LOC110889506 gene encoding uncharacterized membrane protein At4g09580: MAAPRSLVVDTGRLMKDEETAAAEDSPTSKKPAGAKLDGRYPLTGWEFTVALSVFLVFTVGLFCIYLTMPAAEYGKLKVPRSISDLRLLKDDLGTYASIYPTKFILGYCSTYIFMQTFMIPGTIFMSLLAGALFGVKGIFLVVFNATAGASCCFFLSKLIGRPIVLWLWPEKLKLFQAEIAKRGDKLLNYMLFLRITPTLPNLFINLASPIVDIPFHVFFLATVVGLIPASYITVRAGLALGELNSIKDLYDLKTLTVLFLIGSISILPTVLKRKRVYE; this comes from the exons ATGGCGGCTCCGAGGAGTTTGGTGGTGGATACTGGAAGGTTGATGAAGGATGAAGAGACTGCTGCTGCTGAAGATTCACCTACCAGTAAGAAGCCTGCAGGTGCTAAACTGGACGGGAGGTATCCGCTAACAGGATGGGAGTTTACGGTTGCTTTGAGTGTGTTTTTGGTTTTTACTGTTGGATTGTTTTGCATTTATCTTACTATGCCTGCAGCTGAGTATGGAAAGCTTAAGGTGCCTCGGTCGATTTCGGATTTGAGATTGCTTAA AGACGATCTCGGAACATATGCAAGCATCTACCCAACAAAGTTCATTCTTGGTTACTGCTCAACTTACATATTCATGCAAACATTTATGATTCCCGGAACCATTTTCATGTCGTTGCTCGCTGGAGCTCTTTTCGGTGTAAAAGGTATCTTCTTGGTCGTCTTCAATGCCACAGCCGGTGCATCATGTTGCTTTTTTCTGTCAAAGTTGATCGGAAGGCCCATTGTTTTGTGGCTGTGGCCAGAAAAGTTGAAACTATTTCAAGCAGAG ATAGCAAAGCGCGGTGACAAACTGCTGAATTATATGCTCTTTTTGAGGATAACTCCAACACTACCAAATCTTTTCATTAATTTGGCATCTCCAATTGTGGACATACCATTTCATGTGTTCTTTTTGGCTACTGTCGTTGGCCTCATTCCGGCCTCTTATATAACTGTGAGA GCTGGGCTTGCTCTTGGAGAACTTAACTCGATTAAAGATCTATACGATTTGAAGACGTTAACTGTACTTTTCCTCATTGGATCCATCTCCATATTACCAACAGTGCTGAAGAGAAAACGGGTATATGAATAA
- the LOC110889504 gene encoding uncharacterized protein LOC110889504 isoform X2 codes for MALSISSLAPIFTMLIVLVFLSSMAKSDVHATFTISPFSDNICDEVNCGRGNCSADVTKPFGFACKCDPGWRQTRSDKDDDDHDGDDDFHEFLPCVIPNCTLDYSCMPAPPPSPPIPNNISLFDPCYWTYCGEGTCNKNNTYKHTCDCKPGYTNLMNISHFPCFSSCAIGSDCSRLGVRLLDASSPNGSPSGDSNEGIRFFPGGFPWVGMIVMSIAMALWN; via the exons ATGGCTCTCTCCATATCTTCACTTGCTCCCATCTTCACCATGCTAATTGTTCTTGTGTTCCTGTCTTCCATGGCTAAATCAGACGTTCATGCGACATTCACCATCTCTCCTTTCTCTG ATAATATTTGTGATGAAGTCAACTGTGGAAGAGGAAACTGCTCAGCTGATGTTACTAAACCATTTGGTTTTGCCTGCAAGTGTGATCCTGGATGGCGCCAAACTCGATCAGACAAAGATGACGATGAtcatgatggtgatgatgattttcATGAATTCCTACCATGTGTCATCCCTAACT GTACACTTGACTACTCGTGCATGCCAGCTCCTCCGCCGAGCCCTCCTATCCCTAATAATATCTCTCTCTTTGATC CTTGTTACTGGACATACTGTGGAGAAGGTACATGCAACAAGAATAATACATATAAGCATACATGTGACTGCAAGCCTGGATACACCAATCTCATGAACATCTCCCACTTTCCATGCTTCAGCAGTT GTGCTATTGGAAGCGATTGCAGCAGGCTTGGAGTACGCTTGTTAGACGCGTCATCCCCAAATGGTTCTCCATCTGGTGATAGCAATGAAG GTATCAGATTTTTTCCTGGAGGCTTTCCTTGGGTTGGAATGATAGTGATGTCTATAGCCATGGCTCTGTGGAACTAG
- the LOC110889507 gene encoding receptor homology region, transmembrane domain- and RING domain-containing protein 2 produces MLNFWIFCCFLCLVSSGVIGKVVLMGNNVTLSFDDIEASFAPRVKGTGECGTLYQAEPLDACAPLANGSIEESVNQPFVLIIRGGCSFDEKVRRAQAAGFKAAIIYNDDDSDLVAMAGTATGIVIHAVFVSKSSGLKLSKFAGITSMQLWIIPGYENSAWSIMAISFISLLAMSAVLATCFFVRRHRIRREHPQSSRVREFHGMSSRLVKAMPSLVFTAVLEDNCTSATCAICLEDYNVGDKLRILPCRHKFHAMCVDAWLTSWRTFCPVCKRDARTANGEPPASERTPLLSSNPASMASSTILSSTYSSSYAPSSPAIQIGQTSRTHSNVHSVSSTPYTLQSHHQSPYITPSRSSLDIRNIASSSYRSSFITPSRSSLDVRNMASSSHGLRASHLVSSNSLGYPSVSPLNSRHLSSYYPSPGNGSSSYMWSSSQQQPHPLRYNDSAASFSPYASAHSLPEC; encoded by the exons ATGTTGAATTTCTGGATCTTTTGCTGCTTTCTTTGTTTGGTGAGTTCAGGGGTGATTGGTAAAGTTGTTTTGATGGGGAATAATGTCACTTTATCTTTTGATGACATTGAAGCTAGTTTtg CTCCGCGTGTGAAAGGGACGGGCGAATGCGGAACGTTGTATCAAGCTGAGCCATTGGATGCGTGTGCGCCTTTGGCTAACGGGTCGATTGAAGAAAGCGTAAACCAGCCCTTTGTGTTGATTATTAGAGGAGGATGTAGTTTCGACGAAAAAGTTCGAAGAGCACAAGCTGCAGGATTCAAGGCAGCCATTATCTATAACGATGATGATAGTGATCTTGTTGCAA TGGCAGGGACTGCAACGGGTATAGTGATACATGCGGTATTTGTTTCAAAATCATCGGGCCTGAAGTTGAGTAAGTTTGCCGGTATAACTTCAATGCAATTATGGATTATCCCGGGCTATGAGAACTCAGCATGGTCAATCATGGCCATATCATTTATATCGTTGCTGGCTATGTCGGCTGTTTTGGCAACTTGTTTCTTTGTGCGTAGGCATAGGATAAGACGAGAACACCCCCAATCTTCTCGTGTTCGGGAATTCCATGGGATGAGTAGTCGGTTAGTCAAAGCCATGCCAAGCCTTGTATTTACCGCTGTTTTAGAAGATAATTGCACTTCGGCTACTTGTGCTATCTGCCTTGAGGATTATAACGTTGGCGATAAACTTAGAATTCTGCCATGCCGACACA AATTTCACGCAATGTGTGTGGACGCGTGGCTGACTTCGTGGAGAACGTTTTGCCCGGTTTGTAAACGTGATGCAAGGACCGCTAACGGTGAGCCACCAGCCTCAGAACGCACACCGTTGCTTTCATCCAACCCAGCATCCATGGCTTCATCAACCATATTATCTTCCACATATTCATCATCATACGCCCCGTCATCTCCCGCAATACAAATAGGTCAAACGTCGCGTACACATTCTAACGTTCACTCCGTTTCGAGTACTCCTTACACCCTTCAAAGCCATCACCAATCCCCTTACATCACTCCATCGAGAAGCTCGTTAGACATTAGAAACATTGCATCTTCTTCATACCGATCGTCGTTCATCACTCCGTCAAGAAGCTCGTTAGACGTTAGAAACATGGCGTCTTCTTCACACGGATTGCGGGCATCGCATTTGGTTTCGTCGAACTCTTTGGGCTACCCTTCTGTATCACCGTTAAATTCCCGACACCTGTCTTCGTATTACCCGAGTCCCGGAAATGGTTCGTCGAGTTATATGTGGTCGTCTAGTCAGCAGCAGCCGCACCCGTTGCGCTATAATGATTCTGCTGCTAGCTTTTCTCCCTATGCTTCTGCTCATTCACTTCCAGAATGCTGA